The Alphaproteobacteria bacterium genomic interval ACGATGCCCGCGAAAGCCTTCGACTTCGCTTCAAGGGCACCCTGGAGATGTTCGAGAGCCGGCACGAGCGTCCAGGCGATCTCCGCCGCCGTCGCGATGTGCATCGCGGTCGGGATGCTGTCGTTCGAGGATTGGCACATATTCACGTGATCGTTCGGATGCACGGGCGTCTTCGATCCGAGTTTCCCGCCGAGGATTTCGATTGCCCGGTTGGCGATCACTTCGTTCGCGTTCATGTTCGTCTGGGTGCCCGAGCCCGTCTGCCAAACGACGAGGGGGAAGTCGTCCGTCAGCGTGCCGTCGATGACCTCGTCCGCCGCCTTGACGATTGCGCGGCCGCGCTTCTTGTCCAGGGCGCCGAGTCCGATGTTGGCGAGGGCCGCCGCCTTTTTTTGCAAGCCGAGCGCGCGAATGAATTCGGGCGGCAGCCGCTCGCCGCCGATCCTGAAATTGCGCAGGCTGCGCTCCGTTTGAGCACCCCAGTAGCGATTCGCGGGCACCTCGATGGGGCCGAAGCTGTCGGTCTCGATCCTGGTTCTTTGCTTCGATGGTCTCGCCATGGCCTTCTCCCAGCACACATGAAAAAGCGCGCCCACTCATAGCACCGGGTGTGGGGTGGGAACACCCGAGCGGTAGAACTCAGAAATCCGGTTCGTATCGGGGACGGCGCCGGGACTTTGCGGCCGGGGCACTTTCGCGCGACGGCTTTCGAGCCTGCGTCGCCTCGCGTTTCTGCGCTTTCTTGGCGTTGGTGCGCAAACCCGTCTCATAGGCTTTCCGCGCCCACCGGCAGAGCACTTTGCCGTCTTTGAGCAATTCCTTGGGCGTCTCCCAATAAGGCAGCGCCACCTCCTGCCCACGATGCCCTTCGTAGGTAATCGGGCCGCAGCCGCGCCTTTCGAAAGCGCCCTTCGTCTTTTCGTCGGCCTTCAAGAAAAGCGTGCGATCGAAAATGAGCGCGAAAATCGTGCCGTCGAGATAGAGCCCGTGGCCGCCGAAGAGGCGTCGAGCCTCGACCGGGCCAAGGGGCGTGAGCAGCTTTAGGATACGCGCAACGAGCGGAGGATTGGGCGAGGCCATGACCCTCTACCGGGTAAGCCCCTGAAAGAAATCGTTGCCCTTGTCGTCGGTGACGATGAAAGCGGGAAAATCCTCAACCTCGATCCGGTAGATCGCTTCCATGCCAAGCTCAGGATAGTCGATGACCTCGACCTTGCGGATGCAATCCTGGGCGAGGCGCGCAGCCGGACCGCCGATCGATCCCAGGTAGAAACCGCCGTTGGCCTTGCAGGCTTCGATGAAGGCTTTCGAGCGATTGCCCTTGCCGACGGTGACGAATCCCCCGCCGTTCCTCATCAGGATATCGGCGTATGAATCCATGCGTGCCGATGTGGTGGGTCCGAAGGAACCCGATGCGAAACCCTGGGGCGTCTTGGCGGGGCCGGCGTAATAGATCGGGTAGTTCTTTATCGCATCCGGCAGCCCTTCGCCGCGTGCGATGCGGTCCTTGAGGCGTCCGTGGGCGATGTCGCGCGCGACCGCCATCGGGCCCGTCAGGGACAGGCGCGTGCGCACCGGATATTGGCTGAGGGTCTTTCTGATGTCGCTCATCGGCTTGGCCAGATCGATGCGCACCACTTCGCCGCCGATTTCCCGCTCAGTCGGTTCCGGCAGGTACTGCGCCGGATTGGTCTCGAGGGCCTCGAGGAAAACCCCGTCGGCGGTGATCTTGCCGAGGGCCTGGCGATCCGCGGAACACGAAACGCCGATGCCGATCGGCAGGCTCGCGCCATGGCGCGGCAATCGGACGACGCGGACGTCGTGGACGAAATATTTCCCGCCGAACTGCGCGCCGATCCCGAAGCCGCGCGTCAATTCGCGGATTTGCGCCTCGAGTCCGAGGTCGCGAAACGCCCGGCCGTAGGCGTTTCCCTCGTGGGGCAGGCTATCGAGATAGCGCGTGCTCGCGAGCTTGACGGCCTTCAGGTTCTGCTCCGCCGACGTGCCGCCGATGACGACCGCCAAGTGATAGGGCGGGCACGCCGCCGTGCCGAGCGAGCGCAGCTTGCCGTCGAGCGATTTGAGGAGTGCCTCCGGCCGCAGGATGGCCGGCGTCTCCTGGAAGAGGAACGTCTTGTTCGCCGATCCGCCACCCTTCGCGATGAAGAGAAAGCGGTATTCGTCGCCCTCGGTCGCATAGAGGTCGATCTGTGCCGGCAGGTTCGTCTTGGTATTGACCTCCTCGAACATCGATATTGCCGCCATCTGGCTGTAGCGCAGATTCGCCTCGCTCCAGACCTTATGGATACCGCGGCTGATCGCCTCGGCGTCATCGAAGCCGGTGAAGATGCGCTGGCCCTTCTCTCCCATGACGATGGGTGTGCCGGTGTCCTGGCACATGGGAAGGACGCGCCCCGCCGCGATCACGGCGTTCTTCAGGAGATCGAGGGCGACGAAGCGATCGTTATCCGATGCTTCGGGGTCGTCGATGATGGCGCGAAGTTGCTTCAAGTGTCCAGGGCGGAGCAGATGGGAGATGTCATTGAAGGCATTGGCGGTAAGGCGCGTGATCGCCTCGGCCACCACTTTGACCATGCGACCGCCCGCGAAGCTCGCCGTCTCGACGAAATCCCCGGTGAGCTTGCGATAAGTAGCAGTGTCCTCCCCGTGGGGGAAGAGTTCCTGGTGGATGAACTCGCTCATGATTTTAATTCCGTTTCTGGGCTGAAGGCGTCGCTCCGTTCCTATCGTCTCATCCGCATCCATGGCCGTGGCGATCGACCGACGCGCCGACCACGCGAGATGCGTTGAAACGGAACGAGGCTCGGAATATGAGGGTCGGACGACAGGGCGGCAACATCACTTCTTGCGGAACGCGTCGAGGGTCACGACCTGGCCTGCCGGGACGGGTGCGGTTCCCTGGTCGGGCGAGGCGACCGGCGCACCTCCTGTGTCGGGCTTTTCGGGCTGGCCGGCAATGATCTCGCCTTTGAACTGAAGGCCGAATTGCACGGCCGGATCGACGAAGCCGGTCAGGGCCGAGAAGGGAATGCGCAGGCGCTCGCGCTGCTTGTTGAAGCTCAACGTGACTTCGAATGCTTCATCGCCCACTTCGAGGCTCCAATATTGGAATTGGAGCACGATCGTCATTTCCTCGGGATACTGGGTGCGAAGATGGTCGGGAATTGCAACACCCGGATCGCCGGTGCGGAAAGTCAAATAGAAGTGATGATTGCCGGGAAAGCCGTTCTTCTCGACTTGTGCAAGCGATTGCCGCACGACGCCGCGTAACGCGTCTTCGACCATCTTGTCATAGCGGAGCAGATCTCTGCCCATGCCGCACCCACTCCCCGCGTGCACCCCCCATCCTCTTGTCGGGATCAGAGGTGGAGGGCTTCTGTTGCCAGGTGCCCTCCGAACCCCGCCTCAGCTTGCGACGGCCGAGGACTTGAACTTTAGGCTAACCAGCCGCCCTTAGGCAGCGAGGCTAACCTCCGCGTAGTTGTCGTTGGCAACTATGCTATGGCCCGATAACGGTGGAACCATGCCGGGCGAAAATCGCACCTTTAGCCACGCGTCGATCCTATTTCGCCCCCATTGGACCCCACGGCCGGCGTTTCGCGGCCGCAGGCCGATCGGTGAATGGTGGAGGCGCCGGGTACTGCCCCCGGGTCCGCATTGGTTATTACGAACGACGTTTATCGCCATAGTCGAGTTTCCCCGACGCCTTGAAATATAGGGATTGCGGACGGTTTTGAAAAGCAGGCACTATCCGGGCCGAAAGCGGACCGCCGGCGCGGTTCGTCGCGCTGACATAAATCCCTGGTAGCATACGACGGTTTTCCTTTCCGACACCGCCCGCAAGGAGATCCAAGGA includes:
- a CDS encoding TfoX/Sxy family protein — protein: MASPNPPLVARILKLLTPLGPVEARRLFGGHGLYLDGTIFALIFDRTLFLKADEKTKGAFERRGCGPITYEGHRGQEVALPYWETPKELLKDGKVLCRWARKAYETGLRTNAKKAQKREATQARKPSRESAPAAKSRRRPRYEPDF
- a CDS encoding ClpXP protease specificity-enhancing factor SspB — translated: MGRDLLRYDKMVEDALRGVVRQSLAQVEKNGFPGNHHFYLTFRTGDPGVAIPDHLRTQYPEEMTIVLQFQYWSLEVGDEAFEVTLSFNKQRERLRIPFSALTGFVDPAVQFGLQFKGEIIAGQPEKPDTGGAPVASPDQGTAPVPAGQVVTLDAFRKK
- a CDS encoding fumarate hydratase — translated: MSEFIHQELFPHGEDTATYRKLTGDFVETASFAGGRMVKVVAEAITRLTANAFNDISHLLRPGHLKQLRAIIDDPEASDNDRFVALDLLKNAVIAAGRVLPMCQDTGTPIVMGEKGQRIFTGFDDAEAISRGIHKVWSEANLRYSQMAAISMFEEVNTKTNLPAQIDLYATEGDEYRFLFIAKGGGSANKTFLFQETPAILRPEALLKSLDGKLRSLGTAACPPYHLAVVIGGTSAEQNLKAVKLASTRYLDSLPHEGNAYGRAFRDLGLEAQIRELTRGFGIGAQFGGKYFVHDVRVVRLPRHGASLPIGIGVSCSADRQALGKITADGVFLEALETNPAQYLPEPTEREIGGEVVRIDLAKPMSDIRKTLSQYPVRTRLSLTGPMAVARDIAHGRLKDRIARGEGLPDAIKNYPIYYAGPAKTPQGFASGSFGPTTSARMDSYADILMRNGGGFVTVGKGNRSKAFIEACKANGGFYLGSIGGPAARLAQDCIRKVEVIDYPELGMEAIYRIEVEDFPAFIVTDDKGNDFFQGLTR